The Mustela nigripes isolate SB6536 chromosome X, MUSNIG.SB6536, whole genome shotgun sequence genomic sequence CACCCTGAGTCTCTGCATCATACATCCCCTCTTCCTTCCGAAAACAAACTGTCATGGgtcagggggagagagggggtggtCCAGGGCATTAGAAGCATTGCCAGCCTCTACCCACTAGGTGGCAGTAGCACCCCATGAAAAGTGGCTAGACTACTGCGTAGTCCTGGCTTCCGGTCCGTGCTCCTCGGAGCAGCGCGGCAGGGGTGTGCCTGTCACCGTCGCACGCCCCCTTCCTGCCCTGCGGAGGCTCGCTGCTGCCGGAGGAGCGAGTCCCGCGCCCTGAGGGTGATAGACCAGACCCTTCGGGTTCTGGGTCCTGCCGGCCTCTCCGGTCACTCTTCCCCCCTCCTTGCCGCCTCCCCCTTGGCTCTAGTTCGCCACCCCTGCTCGGAGGTCTCTCCCGCACAGCCGTGCTAGGCTGTGCCCCCAGCCGGGCCGTTTTTCTGCGTGCGGGGTCCCCCCTCGGTGGTTGAGTTAGTAAATCCTACCCAACCTCCGAGACTCGGCTTGGTGtgggcatcacctgggagcttacCCTAAGcctttcccctgcctcctccaccccATTGCCCCNNNNNNNNNNNNNNNNNNNNNNNNNNNNNNNNNNNNNNNNNNNNNNNNNNNNNNNNNNNNNNNNNNNNNNNNNNNNNNNNNNNNNNNNNNNNNNNNNNNNCCCCGCACCTCCTGCAAACTTCTGTTCCTAGCACTCCGCACCCCATCTCGTCATGCCTGTTTCACCCCTGCTGTGAGTTCCTGAAGGGCAAGGCTGGGTCTCACTCAAATTCGAGGCACAGGGCCTGGTGtgtagccttttctttttcttcttcttcttcttcttttttttttaagatttgtttgtttatttgagatcgagagagcacacaagcagggggagagggagaagtaggctccaggaccccaggattctgACCTAagctccccaggcgcccctggcggGTAGCATTTACTCAACAGTGTTTACTGAACCCCAGAGAACAGTTAAAAGTacactgggtggggggggggggggaggtacaCTGGGTTGGGAGTCAAAACACCAGGAGTCTAGTCCCACTTCTGCCACTAGCTCGCTAAGTGATTGCTTCCCATCTCTGAACCTGTGTTTCCTCATCTGGGGAATCAGAATTTGGACTGAATGCCTAAGGGTCCTCAGAAACTGGATTGCTGAGTCCAGAATGTTTTTTCATAAATAGTCCACTTAAAACTGCTTCCCAAGGGCGCCTGGAAGGCTCAGATGGTTGGAcatttgctttcggctcagatcatgatcgccaagtcctgggattgagctgggctccactgattgattgattgatcaggctccctgctcagtgaggagtctgcttcttccctttctcactcccccctgcttgtgctctctctctctcaaatgaataaataaaatatttttaaaaaatgcttccaaAAGGGCAGGGCCATCGTCTTCCTCCCCCTTTTGAATGTGTATGACTTTCCTCTAATCTTTTTCAAAGGCTTTTCCTATTAACTATTTCACTGGACCCTAGAAATAACTGCAGCAGCCTTGTAGATATTGTTCCAAACAAGAACCATTCTTTGAAACAAGTGACAAAAACTGTGTCACATTACCTTGATGGAAGACAGAAGAACAagtgtttgtgtttgtttatgCACCCATGAAGGGCCCCTTCGGGATGACGTGACCATGGGGAGGTGCTGGGCCAGGGATCAGAGCAAGGCTTTTCACTCAATACCTTATATTGTTCGATGTTAGAGCTATGTGAATACAgtatttaaacaattaaaaaaaaaggggaagcgcctgggtggctcagtgggttaaagcctctgccttcagctcaggtcatgatcccagggtcctgggatcgagccccgcattgggctctctgctcagcagggagcctgcttcccttcctctctctgcctgcctctctgcctacctgtgatctcttgtctgtcaaataaataaaatcttgattaaaaaaatagacaattaaCGAGAGTGATTAtagatgcctggatggctcagtcagttaagcggctgcctttggctcaagtcatgatcccagagtcctgggatcgagtctggcaaggggcttcttgctcagtggggagcctgcttctccctctgcctgctgttccctctgcttgtgctctctctgacaaataaataaaatcttaaaaaaaaaaaaagatggtgaatAAAGCCACATGAGTGGTGTTGTTTCCCAATCATCACTTCAatcttttccccccaaagatatattatttgggggtggggggcagtgagagggagagcaaatctccaggagactccccactgagttgggagtgtgatgcggggctcattcccaaGTCCCTGtgatcaggatctgagccgaaatcaagagttggagtcaactgactgggccacccaggcgtcccacagcATTTCAGTCTAAGAGCAAGTGACCTGTGCATcacgggtgggtgggaggggtcaGTGGCCAGACCACCTCCGTCAGAGCTGCTCTAAGAAAATGCTTCTGGCTGACAGCACTTGCAAAAAGTCAAGAGAAATGCAAGCTACAAAGCACCACTACAGTCTCCTAGCTGCAGGGTTTTCATCAGGTTCACTCGCTGGCAGCAGGGGGTAATAATGAGGCTGAATTTCACAGCAGGCGCCACAGAAACGGGAGGTGAAGGATTGGGCCTCAGGGGCAGAGCCTGACCCACCGATCGGGTTGGGGCCCTTCAGATCCAGGCCTGAATCCAGCTGAGGAGGTAAGCTTAGTGGCTGATGCCCGGCTAGAGGCACAGCAGACAGGTGACAGACCCACAGCCCCAGAGCCTTAGCCGTGGCTCAGTCGCCCCGTCTTCCACAGGCCTGTCCACAccgcctgcccctctcccttcccagagcGAGTCTTCGTCACCGTGGGCTGAGGCCCGTGCGCAGCTAAGTGTGGACCAGAGCCGTGTGACGTTTGTCATCGTGACCGTGGCTCTCCTTCAACAGCTTCATCACAGGGTGGCCGGTCAGAGGTCATGCCCCCAGTGTGATGGCCGCCTGCCTCCTCTGGAAGCCATGCCCGGCCGCCTGAGCTCAATGGAAAGCACCCAGCGTGGGGTTCAAGGTCACCGGCACATTGAAGGTTAAAATGGGTCCAAGATGGGAGATGAAAAACAACAGAGTTTTCTCACCTGGGGGGGTTGGTCTACACCCCCAGCAggattcccctctctctgcatgttACATCTTTTCAGATCTTCCTACCACTGGGTTACCTTTCTGGGTGAACATGCAACTCTTTATTTCAAGTTGTCAGTATGTGCATTTGAGTAAAACTGTTGCTGTCGCTGCTCTccacagaaatgaaaatcaacCCTTCAGTGCATCCTAGCTGTTAGATGCAGAACGCATGAATGTAGAAGATGCAATCTGTTTTAACAGCATTCCACCtgggggggcctggctggctcagtgggaggagCCCAAgactctccatctcagggttCCAGCCCCCAGGCTGGGTGTACGGatcactaaaaagaagaaaaacttaaaaaaaaaataaataaaagcattctaCCCGGAATTTCACACAACAGGAATCACCCAGGAAAGGAgctacagggggaaaaaaagtactaCTTTTTCCTGTATTCTCCTAGCAATCTCTAAaggaatgattctttttttttttttaagattttatttatttatttgagagagagcgagagtgagagagcacaagttggggaagtggcagagggagaagcaggctccccactgagcagggagccagaggtggggctcaatcccaggtccctgagatcacgacctgcccaagccaaagtcagtcgcttcactcagccacccaggcccccctgaaatgtctttttaaatattccaacAGTATATTTTGTTCCAACAAATTATATATGTATCCCAACAGTACTAACTACCATGTATGACAGGCTGGGCAGTGGGACAGGGACAGGTGCTTGCTGCACATTCTAGCTATAATTCTAAGCTTAAGTTGCCTCCTagttttttttaaggtgaaaaagCTCCATTTGGGTAGACTGTTTGAGCTTGTGtagtactgttaaaaaaaaaagtcaagaaagcctttgattttacttttttattatgcACTCCGTTAATACACTGCATAACCTTTAGAAGGGCTAGATGAGCATGACTGAGTTATTTTTCATCTGTCAGGATAATGCTTCCTTAATCGATATATTCTCCAAACcctgaaaaacagaattaaaagggAAATGTGAGAATTCTGTTGCGGCCACAAATGTACACACGCAGGCGTGCCTCAGGGACACGAGTCAGCACCAGACCGCTGCGGTACAGTGAGCGGAAGGAAGGGGTCTGGTTGCCCGGCGCATAGAAAAGTCCCGTTTGCACGAGTGTGCGGTCTGTCCAGTGTGCAACAGCATATGTCTACAAACCAGCGTGCACACCTTAATTTCAAAAAACCTTAGTGCTAAAAAACGGGAACCACCATCTGAGTTCTGAGTCGTAAGCACAGATCGCAGATCGGCAtagaaaatgttaacagtaaCAAAGTTTGAAATAGTTTGAAAACTTCCAAAACATGACgcagacacaaagtgagcaaatgctaatGGGCAAACGGCGCCCACAGACTCGCTCCACACGGGGCTGCCCCAAACCTTCGATGTGCACCAACACCCGGCATCCGTACACGCAGCGAGGCCGGCAGGTGCTCTCTGGTGTCAGCAGCCTGCTGTTATTAAAAGGACGTACCTGCACACCCCACCTTTCTCACGATGCAACAGTAAGGTGAACTGAATTTTCTAATCACTGAGGTCCAAAGAATAACCTACAATGATTTCTAGTTTCCATTTTCTGACCACAGCAAACATCACTTTATACGAAAAGTGCCCCACCCATCAGAAGGAAAACCAGTGACCGTCTGGATCCTTCAGAGAATGAAGACAATCGGGTCAAATCATTACAAAAAAATAACAGCCAACACGAGGAAGAGACCATTAACCTCATTCTAgtttttacagatgaacaaatggaGACTCAGCTTAAAAGGCTCTTGCGGAAGTCAGCAAGAAGTGGCAGGTGAGCCACTGTGAGCGTGACACTGTTTATTCAGAAGACCCACTCTTTCTTAGCTCGCGACCAAATTCTTCAGAAAGTAAAACATCAGTCAGGGACAGCATTTCTTCCAAGCGTTAAATAACACAGTCCAGGTAGTCCGCTTACGATCGCAGGCAGAACCACCTTGAGAGAAATGAGACCTGCACAGTCCTAGGAGCTGCCCTgcagaaatgcttttttttttttttttttttttaagattttacttatttatttgacacacagagagagaaatcacaagtagtcagagaggcagacagagagaggggggaagcaggctctccgaagagcagaaagcccaatgtggcactcgatcccagaaccctgagatcatgacctgagcagaaggcagaggcttaacccactgagccacccaggtgcccctgccctgcaGAAATTCTAATCGGGAACCTTCTCTCCATCTCGTGCGCAGGCCGACTGTGCTGGTCACTCTTGGACCACACTGGGAAATCCTGCCTTAGTCAAGTAGACCTCTATCACCATGTTCGTCAGCTTCTCTCAAAGGGCGCCATGCTGACAGGCAGATCACCTAGGCTGAGTCCTTATAGTGTCACTGAACCCCTCTGaccctgttttctcatctataaaatgaaacgAGTATTAACCTAGGTTcactgtgaggaataaatgagcagggagaaaatattaaaaactacttttttttttttttaagaataatggCAATGAACTCCTACAAGATCTAAGAACATACCACCAGGTTTAATCATATGAAAATGTTCTGCTTGCCTATATCTGACCTACTAAAACAGCAATTCCACAGGATTCACTCAAATGCACAATTATGGTAATTCTTTATATATGGTACTGGGTGCATGAACTGGCAAACTCATGAAGTATTAGTGTATTCGTGAAACAGGACTGTGTGTATACAGAAATTTAATTCACTTGAAtggtatttcaaataaaaaatggaggggcgcctgggtggctcagtgggttaagcctctgccttcgtctcaggtcgtaataccagggtcctgggatcgagccctgcattgggctttctgctcagcagggagcctgcttcccaccccccaaccccctccacctctgtgcttacttgtgatctctgtcaaataaataaataaaatcttttttaaaaattaaattaaatttaaattaaaaatggactgCTCTATAACTGGATAATTGTGACAACTGGCTATCTCTTGGAAAAAAGTAAAGTTAAATCCTGTGATTTCACATTATATCCCCAATGACCTATAAACAGGTTAGcactaaatgttaaaaaaaaggtatttggaaaatttttaaaaatttatttataatcttgGTTAGGACAGTCATTTGTAAGCAAGACATAAAACTCAAAATCCTGAATGacaaaatatgataaaatgaacatcaaaattaaaaactgatggGAGACTTCATAAAGTGAAGACAGACTGGTAAAAAAAAGATCTGCCACATGTAAAACAGACAGAAGATTAATAATCATAACGTATGAAGAAgccccataaaaaaaaaaaacaagcaaagcacacaagcagacaatccatagaataaaaatacaaacgtTCATTAAATCTCTGAAAGGCTGCTCAACTTTGCCAGCAGACAAGACAACTCCAATTCAATTAGCACTGTTAAGACATTTGGCAAAACATAACCAGAACCCATCTCAACCCAGAGGATGTCTAGTATGAGAGCCATCTTACCTTTGACACATAGTAACGATCAACTCCAGAGATGCGCCTATCTCTTTGCATCAAACTCCACTGATATGGATAATAGGCAACCCTTTTTTCCTacaattaaaagaaatcattactGCACAATGTTTACGAAGATGAGTGGCTCTATTATAATAGAGGGCTCTCAGAACTTATTAAGTGGCATTCTAGGAAAATGGAATCATCACtgaaacaaaagccaaattaaGACCAAATCCTAAATAAAATCGGACCATTAAGCTTCAAAATTGAGATGGTAACCATGAGTCTTTACACATTCTATTTTAACcagcatctgttttttttttttttccttcccccccccccccccttatttgaAAGACTTGACTACTTGTTTCCATTTGCGAtctcaaagagaagaaacaatagCAGCAGATCACACGTGAAGAACAATCCCCAAAACAGAAACCAAATACATTAATGCCCTGTACTCTAGGGATAACGTGATGGgcatggaagagaggaaaatgaaatccTGATGTGAAAAGCAGGATCTTACGGTAAATTCCTCAAGGCTTGGgaaaaggcggggtggggggggggggggctaaaaAATGTCAAAGTAAAAACCTAATTAAGAGCAAAGAGATTAAAAGCCGAGAAGGTACCAGGATGCGGACGCGAGAAATTACAATCAAAAGATTAGAGATCCGAGGGAGTGGAGGCACGACTAAAGCGAGGCCCAGGAGTTCGGACCCACCTGCTCATCTACCGTTCCAGCCCCCGAACCTACAACGCCGTCTTGGCCACTCCACCCAACAACTAGCTGCTTCTTGCTAGAGCAGAGCGCGGTTTCCGTCGGGTTTCGTTCCGCAAGCCTCTGCTTTTAGGCAACCAGAAGAAGGGGGAGGCAAGCCTGGTGTCCCCCAGGTCGGAGAGCGGCTCCGGACCCCAGTGGCCACCCACCGCCCGTCCGCGAAGTCAGCCTTCGAGCGGGAGAGGCCGCCTTACCTTGCCCCCGTTGGTGAACCTGTGGATGTGCGCCGTGGCTATGCCGGGGATGACCAAGCACACGGCCATGACGCCGATCCCGGGCAGGATCTCGAACCACATCGCACCGCGGAGGCCAACGCCAAAACCCTCCTTCCCGGCCCCGTTAAAGGTGACCCGGCCTCGGCCCCTTCCCAGTAGGCTCCGCGGCAGCCagccggcggggcggggccgcgcaCGCCTCGGGAGGAAGCGACGGGGGCCGGCAGGGCTCAGGGGCGGTGCGCGCTCGCATCCTCGCCCCCGCGGCCGCCCGCAGTCCGCTTGGGGCGGCCCATCTCGCTCCGTCTGGCGGCCGGGCGCGCGACGCGCGGTGACGTGAAGAGGCCCCGCGAGGCCCAGCACGCCATAGCCTTCCGGAGCTAAGGGCTCTAAAATGGCAGAGCAACTTTCTCCGGCCAAGACGGCAGACCAGGTGTGCACCTTCCTCTTCAAGAAGCCTGGTGGGCGAAAAGGGGCTGCGGGCCGCAGGAAGCGCCCGGTCTGCGACCCGGAGCCCGGggacagcaacagcagcagcagtgaCGAAGGCAGCACTGTGGTTCGCCCTGAGAAGAAGCGGGCGATCCACAATCCGATGATACAGAAGACTCGTGGCAGTGGTAAACAGAAGGCGGCTTACGGCAACTTGAgcagcgaggaggaggaggaggaggagaaagagcccGAGAGTCTTGGCGTGGTGTACAAGTCCACCCGCTCGGCAAAACCCGTGGGACCAGAGGATATGGGGGCGACTGCTGTCTACGAGCTAGACACAGAGAAGGAGCGTGACGCACAAGCCATCTTTGAGCGCAGCCAGAAGATCCAGGAGGAGCTGAGGGGCAAGGAAGATGACAAGATCTATCGGGGAATCAATAATTACCAGAAATTCATGAAGCCCAAGGATACGTCTATGGGCAATGCTTCCTCCGGGATGGTGAGGAAGGGCCCCATCCGAGCTCCCGAGCATCTACGTGCCACCGTGCGCTGGGATTACCAGCCCGACATTTGTAAGGACTACAAGGAGACTGGCTTTTGCGGCTTCGGAGACAGCTGCAAGTTCCTCCATGACCGTTCAGATTACAAGCATGGGTGGCAGATCGAACGTGAGCTTGATGAGGGTCGCTATGGTGTCTATGAGGACGAAAACTATGAAGTGGGAAGCGATGATGAGGAAATACCATTCAAGTGTTTCATCTGTCGCCAGACCTTCCGGAATCCAGTTGTCACCAAGTGCAGGCATTATTTCTGCGAGAGCTGTGCACTGCAGCATTTCCGCACCACCCCTCGCTGCTATGTCTGTGACCAGCAGACCAATGGCGTCTTCAATCCAGCGAAAGAATTGATTGCTAAGTTGGAGAAGCATCGAGCTGCAGAAGAGGGTGGTGCTTCCGATTTCCCAGAAGACCCCGATGAGAGTCCAATCCCCATCACTTAGTTTCCCTATTAGTCTCAcacctcaaaataaatcttttgtttgGAAATCTTAATTCGTCGTGTCCTTCCTTTCTAgggaaagtgaaaggaaaaggcGGGTGGTGAAATAGGGCCCTGGATGGATGGCTTATAAAAGCCTCGAGGTAGGTTCGGTCTGGATTTTTACCTGTTACATATGCTGCCTGGGTGTGACATAACTTTTCAGAGCCCTTTGGCATAAATTCCGGGGATGGGAGAAGTTCGAGAAAAGAGCTAAAATTTGCTTGAACTAAAACTGATGAAAGCAAGAACTGAACCTATTATATCACGTTTCTGTATCACTTAGTAGTTTACAAAAATACCTCCATGTGTGAGCTCTACTGGAAGCCTGTACTACTACAAAATATGCCCCCGCCAGGCTGGGTGTTTGGAGGGTGGTGTGGGAATGGGAGAATTGGGTGGGGGAGCTGGTGGCTAGCACCAGAGTGCACGTATGGGAAACGGTCCTTGCTCTCTTAAAGCACCACaggtgggtgcctgggaggctcagtcggttaaacccgtgccttccgctcaggtcatgatctaaggatggtgggatccagtcccatggtgggctccctgctgggcagggagcctgcttctccctctgcccctgccccaacaTATTCTCTCaatctcgctctcaaataaatacaatcttttttttaaagattgtatttatttatttgacagagatcacaagtaggcagagaagcaggcaaagagagagggagggagcaggctccctgctgagcagacagccctattgcggggctccatcccaggaccctacgatcgtgacctgagctgaaggcagaggctataatccactgagccacccaggcatccctcaaataaatacaatctttaagaaaaaataaactactgtaGGTAACCCCCCTTTCACAAATGATTGAAATGGCTTATGCTGTGCTGTCCAGTATGATAGCCACTAGCTTCAGGGGGCAGTTGAGTACCTCAAATGCGGCTGGTAGCCACTATATTGGACACTGAAGTTCTAAACTGAATTTGTAAGCCAAGTTCAGAGAACAAAAAACCTAACATTTTATAATCCACCGTCTGAAATTATTTGTGTTCGCAATAGAGCTGGTCATGTTAATCTATGTACCTGTCTTCCCAGCTAGTTTAGAAAGTCTTCAGTGACTAACCCAGTGCTTGGCAtatgataaacaaataaacccaGAAATGTCTGGAAAGGAGTATTGGGGCCCAAGCCTCAAATCCATGTTGAGGAGGTTTGACTATATTCTATAGGTCATGAGATAGCagaggtttggggaggggggcacaatcagactttttttttttttaatgttactgttGTTGCAGGCTATTGGATAGATTACAGGAAGAtggaagaggcagggagaccaAATGATGAATAAATTTTCACTGATCTTCTTAGTATTTATGCTGATCCCAGAAAACAGATGCAGTAATAAGTTGTGGGTTAGAGTTTTAAATTCACACTCATTACTCCATTCAAATATATtccttgagcacctactgtgtcaggcactgtgcttggcatAGGGGATATTAGCAAACAAGACAGGCCCAACCCCTGTCTTCATGGAGCTAGACATCAGACAATGAcaggtgtggggtgcctgggggactcagctggttaagcgtcggactcttgactttggctcaggacttgatctcaggcttgtgagatggagccccatgtcaggctccgtgctcggtggggggagtctacttgagactctctccctctgcccaaataaataataaataaataagtaaatccaaataaataaataaatctcttaaaaaaaaaaaaaaacaaccatcaACAGCAACAGATCTGATGAGTACAAGAGAAAAAGTGCACTGGGTTGACCTGTCAGGGTTAAGCCAATCCCAGCCTTGTGGGAATTCAGTATCACCAATTTACTCGACACAAAGTGATACATTTTATAAGAGAATGTATCAATGGAGAACAGAGAAGTAGCAGCGCACACTGCCCCAGAAGGTAAAGGAAGGAAGTGTTCTAAAAcgtgtcataaaaaaaaaaatccatcgaTGAGATGCAaaatagtggatttttttttctgttcctgagAATTTATGTTGGAAACGGGTCAGGAGAAAAGATGAAAGGGACAGAATGCAGCTGGAGACTAAGCTCCAGAATTGACAAGGGATGGGACTGAAGGCCCAGATCAAGCAGTTAGTCGTCAAGAGCTGagagaaagaatagaagaaatCTGACATTTGTCTACTACtccacatttaagaaaaaattaagattttatttatttattttacagagaaagagagcataagcaggggggagcagcagagggagagggagaagcaggatccctgctcagaacctgatgctgggctctatcccaggaccccaagatcacgacctgagccaaaggcagatgcttagccaactaagccacggAGGCGCCCCAGCTCAAGTTTTAATACCTGCCTCTGAATCTTAGGAGTacacaggatttttttaaaagtatacaagATATACACAAATGAGGATTATTCTTAGAATCTACAACATtcaacagattctttttttttttttttaNNNNNNNNNNNNNNNNNNNNNNNNNNNNNNNNNNNNNNNNNNNNNNNNNNNNNNNNNNNNNNNNNNNNNNNNNNNNNNNNNNNNNNNNNNNNNNNNNNNNNNNNNNNNNNNNNNNNNNNNNNNNNNNNNNNNNNNNNNNNNNNNNNNNNNNNNNNNNNNNNNNNNNNNNNNNNNNNNNNNNN encodes the following:
- the NDUFA1 gene encoding NADH dehydrogenase [ubiquinone] 1 alpha subcomplex subunit 1 yields the protein MWFEILPGIGVMAVCLVIPGIATAHIHRFTNGGKEKRVAYYPYQWSLMQRDRRISGVDRYYVSKGLENISIKEALS
- the RNF113A gene encoding E3 ubiquitin-protein ligase RNF113A — its product is MAEQLSPAKTADQVCTFLFKKPGGRKGAAGRRKRPVCDPEPGDSNSSSSDEGSTVVRPEKKRAIHNPMIQKTRGSGKQKAAYGNLSSEEEEEEEKEPESLGVVYKSTRSAKPVGPEDMGATAVYELDTEKERDAQAIFERSQKIQEELRGKEDDKIYRGINNYQKFMKPKDTSMGNASSGMVRKGPIRAPEHLRATVRWDYQPDICKDYKETGFCGFGDSCKFLHDRSDYKHGWQIERELDEGRYGVYEDENYEVGSDDEEIPFKCFICRQTFRNPVVTKCRHYFCESCALQHFRTTPRCYVCDQQTNGVFNPAKELIAKLEKHRAAEEGGASDFPEDPDESPIPIT